From a single Amphiprion ocellaris isolate individual 3 ecotype Okinawa chromosome 18, ASM2253959v1, whole genome shotgun sequence genomic region:
- the LOC111581330 gene encoding elongation of very long chain fatty acids protein 6-like isoform X1, producing MNDSEPSSSPLAEYGFERRFDERRALEWMQENWRQSFMFCGLYAALVFLGQHYMRERPKLNLRRPLVLWSLSLAVFSIIGAFRTGLYMLHVLANSGFRQSVCDNSFYSAPVTKFWAYAFVLSKAPELGDTVFIVLRKQRLIFLHWYHHITVLLYSWYSYKDQVAGGGWFMTMNYLVHSLMYTYYAARAAGLRVPRPFAMIITATQILQMVMGLAVVGLVYRWMHEVRCPSNLHNITWGSLMYLSYLVLFASFFYNSYLKGSSKEKGQKVE from the exons ATGAACGACAGCGAACCGAGCAGCTCCCCGCTGGCGGAGTACGGCTTCGAGCGGCGGTTCGACGAGAGACGGGCTCTGGAATGGATGCAGGAGAACTG GAGGCAGTCCTTCATGTTCTGTGGCCTTTATGCTGCACTCGTCTTCCTCGGTCAGCACTACATGAGGGAACGACCCAAACTGAACCTGAGGCGTCCGTTGGTGCTGTGGTCGCTCAGCCTCGCCGTGTTCAG CATCATTGGGGCGTTCAGGACGGGACTCTACATGCTGCATGTCCTGGCAAACAGCGGCTTCAGACAGTCGGTGTGTGACAACAGCTTCTACAGCGCCCCCGTCACCAAGTTCTGGGCCTACGCCTTCGTCCTCAGCAAAGCTCCGGAGCTGG GAGACACGGTGTTCATCGTCCTGAGGAAGCAGCGCCTCATCTTCCTGCACTGGTACCACCACATCACCGTGCTGCTCTACTCCTGGTACTCCTACAAGGACCAGGTGGCGGGCGGTGGCTGGTTCATGACCATGAACTACCTGGTCCACTCGCTCATGTACACGTACTACGCCGCCCGGGCCGCCGGCCTCCGGGTGCCTCGTCCCTTCGCCATGATCATCACGGCCACCCAGATCTTGCAGATGGTGATGGGCCTCGCCGTGGTGGGGCTGGTGTACCGCTGGATGCACGAGGTCCGCTGTCCGTCCAACCTGCACAACATCACGTGGGGCTCCTTAATGTACCTCAGCTACCTGGTCCTGTTCGCCTCGTTCTTCTACAACAGCTACCTCAAAGGATCGTCCAAGGAGAAAGGACAAAAGGTCGAGTAA
- the LOC111581330 gene encoding elongation of very long chain fatty acids protein 6-like isoform X2 codes for MFCGLYAALVFLGQHYMRERPKLNLRRPLVLWSLSLAVFSIIGAFRTGLYMLHVLANSGFRQSVCDNSFYSAPVTKFWAYAFVLSKAPELGDTVFIVLRKQRLIFLHWYHHITVLLYSWYSYKDQVAGGGWFMTMNYLVHSLMYTYYAARAAGLRVPRPFAMIITATQILQMVMGLAVVGLVYRWMHEVRCPSNLHNITWGSLMYLSYLVLFASFFYNSYLKGSSKEKGQKVE; via the exons ATGTTCTGTGGCCTTTATGCTGCACTCGTCTTCCTCGGTCAGCACTACATGAGGGAACGACCCAAACTGAACCTGAGGCGTCCGTTGGTGCTGTGGTCGCTCAGCCTCGCCGTGTTCAG CATCATTGGGGCGTTCAGGACGGGACTCTACATGCTGCATGTCCTGGCAAACAGCGGCTTCAGACAGTCGGTGTGTGACAACAGCTTCTACAGCGCCCCCGTCACCAAGTTCTGGGCCTACGCCTTCGTCCTCAGCAAAGCTCCGGAGCTGG GAGACACGGTGTTCATCGTCCTGAGGAAGCAGCGCCTCATCTTCCTGCACTGGTACCACCACATCACCGTGCTGCTCTACTCCTGGTACTCCTACAAGGACCAGGTGGCGGGCGGTGGCTGGTTCATGACCATGAACTACCTGGTCCACTCGCTCATGTACACGTACTACGCCGCCCGGGCCGCCGGCCTCCGGGTGCCTCGTCCCTTCGCCATGATCATCACGGCCACCCAGATCTTGCAGATGGTGATGGGCCTCGCCGTGGTGGGGCTGGTGTACCGCTGGATGCACGAGGTCCGCTGTCCGTCCAACCTGCACAACATCACGTGGGGCTCCTTAATGTACCTCAGCTACCTGGTCCTGTTCGCCTCGTTCTTCTACAACAGCTACCTCAAAGGATCGTCCAAGGAGAAAGGACAAAAGGTCGAGTAA